One stretch of Coleofasciculus sp. FACHB-T130 DNA includes these proteins:
- the hslO gene encoding Hsp33 family molecular chaperone HslO, whose product MADQLIRATAAEGGIRAVGVITTRLTQEARQRHNLSYVATAALGRTLSSGLLLASSMKREGSRVNIRIKGNGPLGGLLVDAGLDGTARGYVDNPSVELPPNAKGKLDVGGAIGREGYLYVVRDVGYGYPYSSTVELVSGEIGDDVAHYLVTSEQTPSALAVGVFIEAGTVRASGGLLVQVLPKAASDESLVQLLESRMEALAGFTPLLQAGKTLPEILEQLLGDMGLVILPEVQMLQFHCGCSMSRVLGALKMLGEAELQDMIEKDDGAEATCHFCGEVYNASSDELAALIEDLRAESV is encoded by the coding sequence ATGGCTGATCAGTTAATCCGTGCCACGGCGGCAGAGGGTGGAATTCGCGCCGTTGGGGTCATTACCACACGCCTCACACAAGAAGCCAGACAGCGTCATAATCTTTCATACGTGGCAACCGCTGCACTGGGACGCACCCTGTCATCTGGGCTATTACTTGCCTCTAGCATGAAGCGAGAGGGGTCAAGGGTCAACATTCGCATAAAAGGAAATGGGCCACTCGGCGGGCTTCTCGTTGACGCCGGATTGGACGGAACTGCACGAGGGTATGTAGATAACCCAAGCGTGGAACTGCCCCCAAATGCCAAAGGAAAACTAGATGTCGGGGGAGCAATCGGTCGGGAGGGATACCTCTATGTCGTGCGCGATGTGGGATACGGCTACCCGTATTCGAGTACCGTTGAGCTGGTGTCGGGTGAAATTGGGGATGACGTTGCCCACTATCTGGTGACTTCCGAACAAACGCCCTCAGCGCTAGCGGTGGGTGTATTTATAGAAGCGGGTACAGTCCGGGCTTCTGGTGGGTTGCTGGTGCAAGTCCTGCCCAAGGCGGCGAGCGACGAGAGCCTAGTGCAACTTTTGGAATCTCGAATGGAAGCACTGGCGGGCTTTACACCCTTGTTACAGGCAGGCAAGACGTTGCCAGAAATTTTGGAGCAACTACTAGGAGATATGGGTCTGGTCATCCTACCAGAAGTCCAGATGCTGCAATTTCACTGTGGTTGCTCGATGAGCCGTGTCTTGGGTGCTTTGAAGATGCTAGGCGAAGCCGAACTGCAAGACATGATTGAAAAAGATGATGGAGCCGAAGCGACTTGCCATTTTTGTGGAGAGGTTTACAACGCCAGCAGTGACGAATTGGCGGCGCTAATTGAGGATTTACGTGCCGAGTCTGTTTAG
- a CDS encoding chromosome segregation ATPase yields MTRNPEIPDGGRSGKSSNSAGWTSQKRVPASGRPSDRKPHTSENSSQPVPRKAPRPGKQPLPPPTDRPQRPAGSAAPAEGGQQIPATLPNSPSEAPKPPRPKRFLRLPTSWAFWGILVVLLSGGLGFTAVALLFNLPALPNCPAIFWPTASASLRLSCAQIAASKQTAKDLLEAIALVNGLPEDHPLRPEIDKHLEEWSREILKLGEESFQAGQLSEAIAMARKIPTGVPAYKLVDERVNRWQSIWSKAEGLYKKAEDEVRESNWTQAFRDAVQLVYIGNNYWATTKYDQLVNLIQSAREESAKLDKAFQLSKSGGLDNLLEAIKLAQAIPPSSLAYKEAQGAVTEFGRKLIDMAQEALDRKDWQTVILITSKIPESLNLQSEAQDLNDLASAQSRAQKGTVSDLEDAIALAQKLNPGRPLYDKAQDLIVRWQREIEDVAHLDRARELAKGGTVGDLSAAIAEAQLVPSTNPRSAEAKSLVNNWTSQIETVEDRPYLARADQLASLGDMSSLQEAINEASQVGQGRALYTEARRKIRQWTDKIERMQDQPYLDQATGLANAGDLSGAIAAAGQIQAGRALYQEAQGKIRRWQDRVERVQDQPYLDQAQALASSGNLPGAITAAGQIRSGRALYGEAQEKIKSWRTELRSQEILQSAYQLANPGTPDAIAQAVQTARQVRNSTRVGAEAREVINRWSYQLLAMAQDQARNDVQRAIAIAQNIPDGSSAYTDAQRAIQGWKQSLEPQSLENSPSF; encoded by the coding sequence ATGACTAGAAATCCCGAAATTCCAGATGGCGGGCGGAGCGGCAAGTCTTCAAATTCGGCTGGGTGGACATCCCAAAAACGAGTGCCTGCGTCTGGGCGTCCGAGCGATCGCAAACCACACACGAGCGAGAACTCTTCTCAGCCCGTCCCCAGAAAAGCACCGCGTCCGGGGAAACAGCCACTTCCTCCACCAACGGATCGTCCTCAGCGTCCGGCGGGTAGTGCTGCACCAGCAGAGGGGGGTCAGCAAATTCCAGCTACACTGCCGAACTCTCCGTCAGAAGCACCCAAGCCACCTCGACCTAAACGTTTTTTACGCTTGCCGACTAGCTGGGCATTCTGGGGCATCTTGGTGGTGCTGCTCTCTGGGGGGCTGGGTTTTACAGCGGTAGCGCTGTTGTTTAACCTGCCAGCGCTTCCCAACTGCCCAGCCATTTTTTGGCCTACGGCTTCGGCATCACTGCGCCTCAGCTGCGCTCAGATAGCGGCTTCTAAGCAGACGGCAAAAGATTTGCTAGAAGCGATCGCGCTGGTGAATGGTTTGCCAGAAGATCACCCGCTACGCCCAGAAATTGACAAGCATCTGGAAGAGTGGTCGCGGGAGATTTTGAAATTGGGAGAGGAATCCTTCCAAGCGGGTCAATTGTCCGAAGCGATCGCAATGGCTCGCAAAATCCCCACGGGCGTACCAGCGTACAAGTTGGTGGATGAGCGTGTAAATCGCTGGCAATCCATCTGGTCGAAGGCAGAAGGCCTTTACAAAAAAGCCGAGGACGAGGTGCGCGAGTCTAACTGGACTCAGGCTTTTCGCGATGCGGTGCAACTGGTCTATATCGGCAATAACTACTGGGCAACAACCAAGTACGACCAACTGGTGAATCTAATTCAGTCGGCGCGGGAAGAAAGCGCCAAGTTGGATAAAGCGTTCCAACTTTCTAAGAGCGGAGGATTAGATAATCTGTTGGAGGCGATCAAACTGGCACAAGCAATTCCGCCCAGCAGTTTGGCATACAAGGAAGCTCAAGGCGCGGTGACAGAATTTGGGCGCAAATTAATCGATATGGCTCAAGAGGCGCTCGATCGAAAAGACTGGCAAACGGTCATCCTCATTACCAGTAAAATTCCCGAAAGCCTGAATTTACAAAGCGAAGCGCAAGATTTGAACGACCTGGCAAGTGCCCAGTCTCGCGCTCAGAAGGGAACGGTTTCAGATTTGGAAGATGCGATCGCCCTTGCCCAAAAACTAAATCCAGGACGCCCTCTATACGATAAAGCCCAGGATTTGATTGTTCGCTGGCAGCGAGAAATTGAAGATGTCGCCCATTTAGATCGGGCGCGGGAACTGGCAAAAGGCGGAACGGTCGGTGACTTAAGCGCAGCGATCGCGGAAGCACAACTGGTTCCCAGCACCAATCCCCGCTCCGCAGAAGCAAAATCTCTCGTCAATAACTGGACGAGTCAAATAGAGACGGTAGAAGATCGTCCCTATCTCGCTCGCGCCGATCAACTGGCAAGTTTGGGGGATATGAGTTCCCTGCAAGAAGCCATTAACGAAGCGAGTCAAGTGGGTCAAGGACGCGCTCTTTATACAGAAGCGAGGCGCAAAATCCGACAGTGGACTGACAAAATCGAGCGAATGCAAGACCAGCCTTATTTGGATCAAGCGACTGGTTTAGCGAATGCAGGGGATCTTTCCGGCGCGATCGCGGCAGCGGGACAGATTCAAGCGGGACGAGCGCTCTATCAAGAAGCTCAAGGCAAGATCCGACGGTGGCAAGACAGAGTTGAGCGGGTACAAGACCAGCCTTATTTGGATCAAGCGCAAGCTTTGGCGAGTTCGGGTAATCTTCCGGGGGCAATTACCGCAGCGGGACAAATTCGCTCAGGACGAGCGCTCTACGGTGAAGCTCAGGAAAAAATTAAAAGTTGGCGGACAGAACTGCGATCGCAAGAGATTTTGCAGTCCGCTTATCAGTTAGCGAATCCAGGAACACCGGATGCGATCGCGCAAGCAGTTCAAACGGCTCGTCAGGTGCGTAACTCGACGCGAGTCGGTGCTGAAGCTAGAGAGGTGATTAATCGCTGGAGCTATCAACTGTTGGCGATGGCACAAGATCAGGCGCGGAATGATGTCCAAAGAGCGATCGCGATCGCCCAAAACATCCCCGATGGTTCATCTGCCTACACCGACGCTCAACGGGCAATCCAAGGTTGGAAACAAAGTCTAGAACCTCAGTCCCTGGAGAACTCACCTTCTTTTTAG
- a CDS encoding response regulator, translating to MKKILVIEDEPAVRSNLLKLLKAEEFDAIGAENGLVGVQLAREHEPDLIICDIMMPDFDGYSVLTQLRQDQITAMIPFIFLTAKTEREDLRQGMQLGADDYLTKPFTRAELLGAIATRLKKQEAVTLLQGKIQELQQLNIQKDDLLARASHDLRTPLANMKLIIQMLEIISNEEQQQQYRALLEAECIREIELVNNILDLHRLESEKKLISPETLILKYWLPTLIEPFKPGIAQRQQIFNIDCSPALPPLISDRVCLEQILIELIGNACKYTPSFGEISISVYVDYSININSTSNSRVNFKITNQAEILNTELPRIFEKFYRIPNGDIWKEGGSGLGLYLVQNLVEKIGGTIQAQSTQGWTTFTVQLPIQTSA from the coding sequence GTGAAAAAGATTCTGGTGATTGAAGATGAGCCAGCAGTTAGAAGCAACCTTCTCAAACTCCTCAAGGCTGAGGAGTTTGATGCCATTGGTGCGGAAAACGGTTTGGTGGGAGTGCAGTTAGCGAGGGAACACGAACCCGATTTAATTATTTGTGATATCATGATGCCCGATTTTGATGGTTACAGCGTGCTAACTCAATTGCGCCAAGACCAGATAACGGCAATGATTCCGTTCATTTTTCTCACCGCTAAAACGGAGAGAGAAGACTTGCGCCAAGGGATGCAACTGGGAGCTGATGATTATCTGACGAAGCCGTTTACCAGAGCAGAATTGCTAGGCGCGATCGCTACTCGGCTGAAAAAACAAGAAGCTGTGACACTCCTGCAAGGGAAAATCCAAGAACTCCAGCAGCTCAATATTCAAAAAGATGATTTGCTTGCTAGAGCTTCTCACGATTTGCGAACCCCTCTAGCCAACATGAAGCTGATTATTCAAATGTTGGAAATCATTTCTAATGAAGAACAACAGCAACAATATAGAGCGTTATTAGAAGCTGAATGTATTCGGGAAATAGAACTAGTTAACAATATCTTAGATTTGCATCGTTTAGAATCGGAAAAAAAATTAATATCTCCAGAAACTTTAATTCTAAAATACTGGCTTCCGACTTTAATTGAGCCATTTAAACCTGGAATAGCTCAGCGCCAGCAAATTTTTAATATTGATTGTTCTCCCGCTCTTCCTCCACTGATTTCAGACCGAGTTTGTCTGGAGCAAATATTAATAGAGTTGATTGGAAATGCTTGTAAATATACCCCCTCTTTTGGTGAAATATCCATTAGTGTCTATGTGGATTATTCAATAAATATTAATTCAACCTCAAATTCAAGAGTAAACTTTAAAATCACCAATCAAGCAGAAATTTTAAATACAGAATTACCTCGAATTTTTGAAAAATTTTACCGCATTCCTAATGGTGATATCTGGAAAGAGGGAGGAAGTGGATTAGGGCTATATTTAGTGCAAAATTTGGTCGAAAAAATAGGAGGAACCATTCAGGCTCAAAGCACACAAGGATGGACTACATTTACCGTGCAACTACCCATTCAGACAAGTGCTTAA
- a CDS encoding PAS domain S-box protein, which translates to MRRLGRQVRSVQAVLKPQLIRKLKAEKAKLLRQYHNCFANPLIADLVVNSRNITKRKAAEAALNQANEALEIRVEERTTALTETNKQLRQEIIEGKKALDALRASEERFRCLSSYSPVGIFLANMEGCCIYTNLRCQAICGFTLAESLQEGWLQFVHPSDRDRVFADWLTHTRERREYSDEFRFQTKEGIVRWVRVQSSPMFSDRGEFIGHVGILEDISESLRHATLRQQAEEQITQQRSQQKAILDNIPHLAWLKDKESRFIAVNEAFGNACGLKPEDLIGKTDLDIWHPDLAERYREDDREVMKIGKRKRVEEPAVYQEGKMLWTETIKTPIFNNIGEVIGTTGIAVDITERKQSEEALHRREQEFKALADNSPDIISRFGKELQHLYVNSAVERAIGISPQIFIGKTHPELGIQPEIYIPFQQILQDVFTTGQPHVFESKSSVSGKCYQARIVPEFALDGSVESVLSVARDITEQKQTEEALRDALQRLNFHFENSPLAVIEWDCNFRVSRWSSEAEKIFGWKAEEVIGKHPAEWQFVFSEDVPTVDSVIQRLIDSSEQRNVSRNRNYTKNGSVVYCEWYNSALLDKSGNLVSVLSLTLDVTKRKQMEEALRESETRFRIMADNVPALIWMSDLNYKGTFFNKAWLDFTGRNLEQELGNGWLESVHPDDLRCCLDTYKSAFNTRQPVRVEYRLKRADGNYRWVLDTGIPRFTPDGSFAGYIGSCIDITERKQAEEEILNALAKEKELSELKSRFVSMTSHEFRTPLSIILSSSELLEYYGDRWTQEERLEQLHLIQSSVNHMTHLLNDVLTLGRADAARLNFNPVSLDLIEFCRTIIAEIQLTASRGHKIVFTSRYQFLSAGMDRTLLRQILNNLLSNAINYSPNNSNIYFEVSSQDGEAILEIQDEGIGIPLADRSRLFEPFHRGTNVSNINGTGLGLAIVKRCVDLHQGRIIVASKIGLGTTFKVVLPLNNRLTSQTCEKDSGD; encoded by the coding sequence ATGCGTAGATTGGGAAGGCAAGTGCGCTCTGTGCAGGCTGTGCTAAAACCACAATTAATCCGGAAACTCAAAGCAGAAAAAGCTAAACTACTGCGCCAATATCATAACTGTTTTGCTAACCCATTAATCGCTGACCTTGTTGTTAATTCCCGCAATATCACCAAACGAAAAGCTGCTGAAGCGGCACTGAATCAAGCGAATGAAGCCTTAGAAATTAGAGTTGAGGAACGTACCACTGCATTAACAGAAACCAACAAGCAATTGCGGCAAGAAATTATCGAAGGCAAAAAAGCTTTGGATGCGTTGCGAGCAAGTGAAGAACGGTTCCGTTGTTTGAGTAGCTACTCGCCAGTGGGGATTTTTTTGGCAAATATGGAGGGGTGCTGCATCTACACAAATCTCCGCTGTCAAGCCATCTGTGGCTTTACCTTGGCGGAGAGTTTGCAAGAAGGGTGGTTGCAGTTTGTTCATCCAAGCGATCGCGATCGCGTCTTTGCAGATTGGTTAACACATACTCGTGAACGGAGAGAATACTCTGACGAGTTTCGCTTTCAAACTAAGGAAGGAATTGTGCGTTGGGTTCGCGTTCAGTCTTCACCGATGTTCTCCGATCGAGGAGAATTTATCGGTCATGTTGGAATTTTAGAAGACATTAGTGAAAGCCTGCGGCACGCTACGCTACGCCAGCAAGCAGAGGAACAGATAACACAGCAGCGCAGCCAGCAGAAAGCCATCCTCGATAACATTCCCCATTTAGCTTGGTTAAAAGACAAAGAAAGCAGATTCATTGCCGTCAACGAGGCATTTGGTAACGCCTGCGGACTCAAACCAGAAGACTTAATTGGGAAGACAGATTTAGATATTTGGCATCCAGATTTAGCCGAAAGATATCGAGAGGACGATCGAGAGGTGATGAAAATCGGCAAGCGCAAGCGTGTCGAAGAACCCGCAGTCTACCAAGAAGGAAAGATGTTATGGACAGAAACAATTAAAACCCCAATTTTTAATAACATCGGGGAGGTAATCGGAACAACCGGGATTGCAGTCGATATAACCGAGCGCAAGCAGTCAGAGGAAGCACTCCACCGCCGCGAACAAGAGTTTAAAGCACTGGCTGACAATTCCCCTGATATCATTTCCCGATTTGGCAAAGAATTGCAACATTTATATGTCAATTCCGCTGTAGAACGAGCAATCGGAATATCCCCACAAATCTTTATCGGCAAAACTCATCCAGAGTTAGGAATCCAACCAGAAATTTATATTCCTTTTCAACAAATTCTTCAAGATGTGTTTACAACAGGTCAGCCACACGTTTTTGAAAGCAAGTCCTCAGTCAGCGGAAAATGCTATCAAGCTCGTATCGTCCCGGAATTTGCTTTAGATGGCTCAGTGGAGTCTGTGTTAAGTGTCGCTCGTGACATTACTGAGCAAAAGCAGACAGAGGAAGCGCTCCGGGATGCACTTCAGAGACTAAACTTTCATTTTGAAAACTCACCCCTAGCGGTCATAGAGTGGGATTGTAATTTTCGGGTGTCGCGTTGGTCGTCGGAAGCAGAAAAAATCTTCGGGTGGAAAGCGGAGGAAGTCATTGGCAAACATCCCGCTGAGTGGCAGTTTGTCTTTTCTGAAGACGTGCCAACTGTCGATAGCGTTATTCAGCGGCTAATCGATAGCAGCGAACAGCGTAATGTTTCTCGCAACCGCAATTACACTAAGAATGGTTCGGTTGTTTATTGCGAATGGTACAACTCGGCATTATTAGATAAATCGGGCAATTTAGTATCAGTGCTGTCTCTAACTCTGGATGTAACTAAGCGCAAACAGATGGAGGAAGCGTTGCGGGAAAGCGAAACCCGCTTCCGGATTATGGCTGACAACGTGCCTGCCTTGATTTGGATGTCAGACCTTAATTACAAGGGAACATTTTTCAACAAAGCTTGGTTAGATTTTACAGGACGCAATCTTGAACAAGAACTGGGCAACGGTTGGTTAGAAAGTGTACATCCTGATGATTTACGATGTTGCTTGGACACCTATAAATCAGCCTTCAATACTCGCCAACCAGTGCGAGTGGAATACCGCCTCAAGCGTGCTGATGGGAATTATCGCTGGGTTTTAGATACGGGGATTCCGCGCTTCACACCTGATGGCAGCTTTGCGGGTTACATCGGCTCGTGCATAGATATTACGGAGCGCAAACAGGCAGAAGAAGAGATTTTGAATGCTTTGGCAAAAGAGAAAGAACTGAGCGAACTGAAATCTCGCTTTGTCTCTATGACTTCTCACGAGTTCCGCACGCCTTTAAGCATTATTCTGTCTTCTTCCGAATTACTAGAATATTATGGCGATCGCTGGACTCAAGAGGAAAGATTAGAACAACTTCATCTCATTCAATCCTCTGTTAACCACATGACCCATCTGTTAAATGATGTGCTGACATTAGGGAGAGCCGACGCAGCAAGATTAAACTTTAATCCGGTATCCCTTGACCTAATTGAATTTTGTCGGACAATTATTGCCGAAATCCAACTTACCGCGAGCCGTGGGCATAAGATTGTCTTTACCAGCCGATACCAATTTCTGAGTGCTGGTATGGATAGAACGTTGCTGCGACAAATTTTAAATAATTTGCTCTCAAACGCTATTAATTATTCACCAAATAACAGCAATATTTATTTTGAAGTTAGTTCCCAAGACGGAGAGGCTATTTTAGAAATACAAGATGAAGGAATCGGGATTCCTCTGGCAGATCGATCCCGATTGTTTGAACCGTTTCACCGGGGCACAAATGTTAGTAACATCAATGGTACGGGATTAGGACTGGCAATTGTTAAAAGGTGTGTAGACTTACATCAGGGTAGGATAATAGTAGCTAGTAAAATTGGGCTTGGCACGACATTTAAAGTCGTTCTTCCTTTAAATAACAGATTGACGAGTCAGACCTGTGAAAAAGATTCTGGTGATTGA
- a CDS encoding DUF4383 domain-containing protein, producing the protein MNPAQKFALIIGIFFFLCGVMGFIAAFVKAPTVTPDMAGLGYTSGYGYLLGLFPINVLHNVVHLVVGLLGIFASIALDSSRLYSGVLGIFYGVLTLMGLFPATQSTLGLIPIFGNDVWLHAVTAAIAVYFGFFATPDLLELSTPQQGGTRNEG; encoded by the coding sequence ATGAACCCAGCGCAAAAATTTGCGTTAATTATCGGCATTTTCTTTTTCCTTTGTGGTGTAATGGGATTTATTGCCGCCTTTGTGAAAGCGCCTACGGTTACGCCTGATATGGCGGGTCTTGGATACACAAGTGGATATGGTTACTTACTGGGGTTATTCCCCATCAATGTCTTACATAATGTTGTTCACCTTGTCGTAGGACTTCTGGGAATTTTTGCATCCATCGCCTTAGACAGTTCTCGTCTCTATAGTGGAGTTTTGGGAATTTTCTATGGGGTGCTAACGCTAATGGGGCTTTTTCCGGCTACCCAGTCAACCTTGGGCTTGATCCCAATCTTTGGCAACGATGTCTGGCTTCATGCAGTCACCGCCGCGATCGCAGTGTACTTTGGCTTTTTTGCTACACCGGATTTGTTGGAACTAAGCACGCCACAACAGGGCGGTACTCGTAACGAGGGCTAA
- the crtD gene encoding C-3',4' desaturase CrtD, producing the protein MPSCHVVVIGAGIGGLTAGALLARRGYSVLVLDQALVPGGCASTFKRKGFTFDVGATQVAGLEPGGIHHRIFQELEIEIPAATPCDPACAVYLPGETEPINVWRDPQKWKAERIRQFPGSEPFWELLATLFRASFAFQSRDPVLPPRNLWDLWQLVSAVRPDTLITLPYTFLTVGDALRGYGLGDNQRLRTFLDLQLKLYSQVDAEETALLYAATALSVSQEPQGLFHLQGSMQVLSDRLVSSLERDAGKLLMRHTVERIHTTNGKATGVVIRNQKTGAVWTEPADHVVANVTAQNLVQLLEAETPEGIPSSEPKTQNRYRRRVDKLPPSSGAFVVYLGVDRSAISSGCPPHLQFLYDYDGPIGENNSLFVSVSHPKDGRAPEGKATIIASSFVDTRNWWQSEDYEQLKQQYTEEAIARLSQFFHLTPETIVHQEAATPRTFARFTARDRGIVGGIGQRVSTFGPFGFANRTPVNHLWLVGDSTHPGEGTAGVSYSALTVVRQIENTKN; encoded by the coding sequence ATGCCAAGCTGTCATGTTGTCGTTATCGGTGCTGGAATTGGTGGTCTCACGGCTGGGGCATTACTGGCTCGTCGAGGCTACTCAGTCTTAGTTTTGGATCAAGCTCTGGTGCCTGGGGGATGTGCTTCCACGTTCAAACGCAAAGGATTTACCTTTGATGTGGGAGCGACTCAGGTGGCTGGACTGGAACCGGGGGGGATTCATCACCGGATTTTTCAGGAACTAGAAATTGAAATCCCAGCAGCGACGCCTTGCGATCCAGCTTGTGCCGTGTATCTACCGGGAGAAACCGAACCGATTAACGTCTGGCGCGACCCCCAAAAGTGGAAGGCGGAGCGAATTCGGCAGTTTCCCGGAAGCGAACCATTTTGGGAGTTGTTGGCGACTTTATTCCGAGCCAGCTTTGCATTTCAATCGCGCGATCCGGTGCTACCGCCGCGAAATTTGTGGGACTTATGGCAACTGGTATCGGCTGTTCGTCCCGATACGTTGATTACTTTGCCCTACACTTTTTTGACAGTGGGGGACGCTTTGCGGGGGTATGGTTTGGGCGATAATCAGCGTCTAAGAACGTTTCTGGATTTGCAGCTCAAGCTTTATTCTCAGGTAGATGCTGAAGAAACGGCTCTGCTCTATGCAGCGACGGCTTTGAGTGTGTCCCAAGAGCCGCAGGGACTATTTCATCTTCAAGGCAGTATGCAGGTGTTGAGCGATCGCCTAGTCTCCTCTTTAGAGAGAGATGCTGGCAAGCTGTTGATGCGCCACACCGTTGAACGCATCCACACCACAAATGGCAAAGCCACTGGTGTCGTTATTCGCAATCAAAAAACTGGCGCTGTCTGGACAGAACCCGCTGACCATGTCGTTGCCAATGTCACCGCCCAAAATTTGGTGCAACTTTTGGAAGCAGAGACACCAGAGGGAATTCCTAGTTCGGAACCCAAAACCCAAAATCGCTATCGTCGTCGAGTCGATAAACTTCCCCCATCGTCGGGAGCATTTGTGGTGTATCTCGGTGTCGATCGAAGCGCGATTTCCTCAGGATGCCCGCCTCATTTGCAGTTTCTCTACGATTATGACGGCCCGATTGGAGAAAATAACTCCCTATTTGTCTCAGTGAGCCACCCTAAAGATGGTCGCGCCCCAGAAGGTAAAGCAACTATCATTGCGTCTTCCTTCGTTGACACTCGGAATTGGTGGCAATCTGAGGATTATGAACAGTTAAAGCAACAATATACCGAGGAAGCGATCGCTCGTCTGAGCCAATTTTTTCACTTGACACCAGAAACCATCGTCCATCAAGAAGCCGCTACACCCCGCACCTTTGCCCGCTTCACAGCACGCGATCGCGGCATTGTAGGCGGGATTGGTCAGCGAGTTTCCACCTTTGGTCCCTTTGGCTTTGCCAATCGCACACCCGTGAATCATTTGTGGCTAGTGGGAGATTCTACCCATCCCGGCGAAGGAACCGCAGGCGTCAGCTACTCCGCCCTCACCGTGGTGCGCCAAATCGAAAATACCAAGAATTGA
- a CDS encoding ATP-binding protein yields MQLLTLVLGGQNGSLMMLRIQGGMVPIMALVVGAFMALRRYYSLLVENFRIQKNTKNQLDQAKAELERANANLEVLAARAKNLLQTNQQLEREIIERKQAQKATAHTHDLLNSIVENLPIGIFIKEVNELRFVFWNKANEALTGYSQEEVLGKNDYGIFPPEQADFFTSRDREVLASGKLLEILEEPIQTKHQGLRILHTKKIPIFDESGIPQYLLGISEDITERKQALEALGESEAAQSSAIASLQQQAVQMKKAMQTLQSSQSQLVQNEKMSSLGQLVAGVAHEINNPVSFIYGNLAYADQYTQNLLHLLQLYQGYYPDPVPEIEAYKENIDLTFVIEDLSKILSSMKLGADRIRQIVLSLRNFSRLDQAEMKAVDIHEGLDSTLLILQHRMKAKGGNQGIELIKEYGNLPLVECHAGQMNQVFMNILNNAIDVLEEYSYQHLAIATIENLHTHSLELGQTPPISNTQVPVASIRIRTEVVEIDDCPQVVIRIRDNGSGIPPEAITRLFDPFFTTKPVGKGTGLGLSITHQIVVEKHGGVLKCSSEPGQGTEFYIEIPIVHRRARTCQEAET; encoded by the coding sequence GTGCAGCTTTTAACATTAGTCTTGGGTGGGCAAAACGGCTCCCTAATGATGCTGAGAATTCAGGGAGGCATGGTTCCAATCATGGCTTTAGTTGTGGGAGCTTTCATGGCTCTGAGGCGTTACTACTCGCTCCTGGTTGAAAACTTCCGAATCCAAAAAAACACGAAAAATCAACTGGATCAGGCTAAGGCTGAGTTGGAAAGAGCGAACGCCAATTTGGAAGTTTTGGCAGCTCGTGCTAAAAACTTATTGCAGACAAATCAACAATTAGAAAGGGAAATTATTGAACGCAAACAGGCACAAAAAGCAACGGCACATACTCATGATTTATTGAATTCCATCGTAGAAAATCTGCCAATTGGAATTTTTATTAAAGAAGTGAATGAATTGCGATTTGTATTTTGGAACAAAGCTAACGAGGCACTCACTGGTTATTCTCAGGAAGAAGTGTTAGGCAAGAACGACTATGGCATTTTCCCGCCAGAGCAAGCTGATTTCTTCACAAGTCGCGATCGCGAAGTGTTGGCATCTGGGAAACTTCTGGAGATTCTGGAAGAGCCAATCCAGACAAAACATCAAGGTTTGAGGATTCTGCACACTAAAAAAATCCCGATTTTCGACGAATCGGGAATTCCCCAATATTTGTTGGGCATTTCCGAAGATATCACCGAGCGCAAGCAAGCGCTGGAGGCTTTAGGAGAATCGGAAGCTGCACAAAGCAGCGCGATCGCGTCTCTGCAACAACAAGCAGTCCAGATGAAAAAAGCGATGCAGACGTTGCAAAGCAGTCAATCCCAACTGGTTCAGAACGAAAAAATGTCCAGTCTGGGGCAGTTAGTTGCGGGTGTTGCTCACGAAATTAATAATCCAGTCAGCTTTATTTACGGCAATCTCGCTTACGCAGATCAATACACCCAAAATTTGCTGCATCTTCTACAACTTTACCAGGGTTATTATCCCGATCCAGTCCCAGAAATCGAAGCGTATAAGGAAAATATCGATCTAACTTTTGTCATAGAAGACCTATCGAAGATACTCTCTTCTATGAAGCTAGGGGCAGACCGCATTCGCCAGATTGTTCTGAGTTTGCGGAATTTTTCTCGGCTCGATCAAGCAGAAATGAAGGCGGTCGATATTCATGAGGGGTTAGATAGTACGCTGCTGATTTTACAGCATCGAATGAAAGCAAAGGGGGGAAATCAGGGAATTGAGCTGATCAAAGAGTACGGCAATCTCCCGCTTGTGGAGTGTCACGCTGGACAGATGAACCAGGTGTTTATGAATATCCTCAACAATGCGATTGATGTTTTAGAGGAGTACAGCTATCAGCACTTAGCGATCGCAACCATCGAGAATTTGCATACGCACTCTCTTGAGTTAGGTCAAACTCCCCCCATTTCCAATACTCAAGTGCCAGTTGCTTCGATTAGAATTCGCACTGAGGTTGTCGAAATTGATGACTGTCCTCAGGTGGTGATTCGGATTCGAGATAATGGCTCTGGCATCCCCCCAGAGGCGATAACACGACTATTTGACCCTTTCTTCACCACTAAACCTGTTGGCAAGGGGACAGGCTTGGGTTTATCCATTACCCATCAAATTGTGGTCGAGAAGCACGGCGGGGTTCTGAAGTGTTCCTCAGAACCCGGACAAGGAACAGAGTTTTACATTGAAATCCCGATTGTTCATCGTCGAGCGCGAACCTGTCAGGAAGCCGAAACTTAA